A part of Pristiophorus japonicus isolate sPriJap1 chromosome 15, sPriJap1.hap1, whole genome shotgun sequence genomic DNA contains:
- the hagh gene encoding hydroxyacylglutathione hydrolase, mitochondrial isoform X5 yields MEPPFGEVQDLSKGSVYFHSGSAVRTSERIIKANMKVELLPALADNYMYLLIDNDTKEAAIVDPVEPQKVVEAVKKHGVKLTTVLTTHHHWDHAGGNEELVNKVPGLEVYGGDDRIGALTCRVRHKNTFQVGSLNVKCLFTPCHTSGHICYFVTKENSVEAPAVFTGDTLFVGGCGKFFEGSGEEMYRALIDILGGLPPETRVYCGHEYTINNLKFAQHVEPNNEAIKQKLAWAKEHYGLGKPTIPSTIGEEFSYNPFMRVREKSVQEHAGQKDAISTMDAIRKEKDQFKVPKDKL; encoded by the exons GTTCAGTTTACTTTCACTCTGGTAGTGCCGTTAGAACGTCTGAACGCATTATTAAGGCAAACATGAAGGTCGAGTTGTTGCCAGCGCTGGCTGATAACTATATGTATCTCCTCATTGATAATGACACCAAAGAAGCGGCAATAGTGGACCCAGTGGAGCCACAGAAG gtAGTTGAAGCAGTTAAAAAGCATGGAGTAAAGCTGACTACGGTTCTCACCACACACCACCACTG GGACCATGCTGGGGGTAACGAGGAGCTGGTGAATAAGGTGCCTGGTCTTGAGGTGTATGGTGGTGATGACCGGATCGGAGCTCTCACTTGTAGAGTGAGACATAAGAATACCTTCCAG GTTGGCTCTTTGAATGTGAAATGCCTGTTTACACCCTGTCATACATCAGGACATATCTGCTACTTTGTGACAAAAGAGAATAGCGTTGAAGCACCAGCTGTATTCACTG GTGATACACTGTTTGTTGGCGGCTGTGGCAAATTCTTTGAAGGATCCGGTGAGGAGATGTATCGAGCTCTGATTGACATTCTCGGCGGCCTGCCACCTGAAACT AGGGTGTACTGTGGGCACGAGTATACCATCAACAATCTTAAATTTGCCCAACATGTTGAGCCAAACAATGAAGCGATCAAACAGAAGTTAGCATGGGCAAAG GAACACTATGGTCTTGGAAAGCCCACCATCCCATCCACCATTGGAGAGGAGTTCAGTTATAACCCTTTCATGAGAGTGAG GGAGAAGAGTGTACAAGAACATGCTGGACAGAAAGATGCGATTTCTACAATGGATGcaatcagaaaagaaaaagatcaATTTAAAGTGCCAAAGGATAAACTGTAG
- the fahd1 gene encoding oxaloacetate tautomerase FAHD1, mitochondrial: MAGRNLSCFWEWGRKIVCVGRNYADHARELKNPVPSTEPLLFLKPPSAYVRPGSPILLPYYCHSLHHEVELGVLMGKGGSAIPQADAMEYVAGYALCLDMTAREVQDECKKKGHPWTLAKAFDCSCPVSDFIPKEQVPDPHRLSLWLKVNDQLRQRGHTSQMIFPVPYLISYISEIIRLEEGDLILTGTPAGVSAVQEHDEIQAGIDDLVTMKFRVEKH; this comes from the coding sequence ATGGCTGGCAGGAATCTCAGCTGCTTCTGGGAGTGGGGCAGGAAGATTGTCTGCGTGGGGAGGAATTACGCCGACCATGCCCGGGAGCTAAAGAACCCGGTGCCCAGCACCGAGCCGCTGCTCTTCCTCAAGCCGCCCAGCGCCTATGTGCGGCCGGGTTCGCCCATCCTGCTGCCGTACTACTGCCACAGCCTGCACCACGAAGTGGAGCTGGGGGTGCtgatgggcaagggaggcagcgccATCCCGCAGGCCGATGCCATGGAGTACGTGGCTGGCTACGCCCTGTGCCTCGACATGACGGCCCGGGAGGTGCAGGACGAGTGCAAGAAGAAAGGTCACCCGTGGACTTTGGCCAAAGCCTTCGACTGCTCCTGCCCGGTCAGCGACTTTATCCCCAAGGAGCAGGTCCCCGACCCGCACCGCCTGTCGCTCTGGCTCAAGGTCAACGACCAGCTAAGGCAGCGAGGCCACACGTCCCAGATGATCTTCCCCGTCCCCTATCTCATCAGCTACATCAGCGAGATTATCCGGCTGGAAGAAGGGGATCTGATTCTCACCGGGACGCCTGCAGGAGTGTCTGCCGTGCAGGAACACGACGAGATACAGGCTGGCATCGACGACCTGGTCACCATGAAGTTCAGAGTGGAAAAGCATTGA
- the hagh gene encoding hydroxyacylglutathione hydrolase, mitochondrial isoform X4, translating into MLIRPPSPRQQPLGYITLTMVVKLHRILSVPVLAAAACRVGSVYFHSGSAVRTSERIIKANMKVELLPALADNYMYLLIDNDTKEAAIVDPVEPQKVVEAVKKHGVKLTTVLTTHHHWDHAGGNEELVNKVPGLEVYGGDDRIGALTCRVRHKNTFQVGSLNVKCLFTPCHTSGHICYFVTKENSVEAPAVFTGDTLFVGGCGKFFEGSGEEMYRALIDILGGLPPETRVYCGHEYTINNLKFAQHVEPNNEAIKQKLAWAKEHYGLGKPTIPSTIGEEFSYNPFMRVREKSVQEHAGQKDAISTMDAIRKEKDQFKVPKDKL; encoded by the exons ATGTTGATCCGCCCTCCCAGTCCCCGGCAGCAACCTCTGGGTTATATAACTCTGACTATGGTCGTTAAGCTGCACCGAATCCTAAGTGTTCCTGTGCTGGCAGCTGCTGCTTGCAGAGTCG GTTCAGTTTACTTTCACTCTGGTAGTGCCGTTAGAACGTCTGAACGCATTATTAAGGCAAACATGAAGGTCGAGTTGTTGCCAGCGCTGGCTGATAACTATATGTATCTCCTCATTGATAATGACACCAAAGAAGCGGCAATAGTGGACCCAGTGGAGCCACAGAAG gtAGTTGAAGCAGTTAAAAAGCATGGAGTAAAGCTGACTACGGTTCTCACCACACACCACCACTG GGACCATGCTGGGGGTAACGAGGAGCTGGTGAATAAGGTGCCTGGTCTTGAGGTGTATGGTGGTGATGACCGGATCGGAGCTCTCACTTGTAGAGTGAGACATAAGAATACCTTCCAG GTTGGCTCTTTGAATGTGAAATGCCTGTTTACACCCTGTCATACATCAGGACATATCTGCTACTTTGTGACAAAAGAGAATAGCGTTGAAGCACCAGCTGTATTCACTG GTGATACACTGTTTGTTGGCGGCTGTGGCAAATTCTTTGAAGGATCCGGTGAGGAGATGTATCGAGCTCTGATTGACATTCTCGGCGGCCTGCCACCTGAAACT AGGGTGTACTGTGGGCACGAGTATACCATCAACAATCTTAAATTTGCCCAACATGTTGAGCCAAACAATGAAGCGATCAAACAGAAGTTAGCATGGGCAAAG GAACACTATGGTCTTGGAAAGCCCACCATCCCATCCACCATTGGAGAGGAGTTCAGTTATAACCCTTTCATGAGAGTGAG GGAGAAGAGTGTACAAGAACATGCTGGACAGAAAGATGCGATTTCTACAATGGATGcaatcagaaaagaaaaagatcaATTTAAAGTGCCAAAGGATAAACTGTAG
- the hagh gene encoding hydroxyacylglutathione hydrolase, mitochondrial isoform X6: MKVELLPALADNYMYLLIDNDTKEAAIVDPVEPQKVVEAVKKHGVKLTTVLTTHHHWDHAGGNEELVNKVPGLEVYGGDDRIGALTCRVRHKNTFQVGSLNVKCLFTPCHTSGHICYFVTKENSVEAPAVFTGDTLFVGGCGKFFEGSGEEMYRALIDILGGLPPETRVYCGHEYTINNLKFAQHVEPNNEAIKQKLAWAKEHYGLGKPTIPSTIGEEFSYNPFMRVREKSVQEHAGQKDAISTMDAIRKEKDQFKVPKDKL, from the exons ATGAAGGTCGAGTTGTTGCCAGCGCTGGCTGATAACTATATGTATCTCCTCATTGATAATGACACCAAAGAAGCGGCAATAGTGGACCCAGTGGAGCCACAGAAG gtAGTTGAAGCAGTTAAAAAGCATGGAGTAAAGCTGACTACGGTTCTCACCACACACCACCACTG GGACCATGCTGGGGGTAACGAGGAGCTGGTGAATAAGGTGCCTGGTCTTGAGGTGTATGGTGGTGATGACCGGATCGGAGCTCTCACTTGTAGAGTGAGACATAAGAATACCTTCCAG GTTGGCTCTTTGAATGTGAAATGCCTGTTTACACCCTGTCATACATCAGGACATATCTGCTACTTTGTGACAAAAGAGAATAGCGTTGAAGCACCAGCTGTATTCACTG GTGATACACTGTTTGTTGGCGGCTGTGGCAAATTCTTTGAAGGATCCGGTGAGGAGATGTATCGAGCTCTGATTGACATTCTCGGCGGCCTGCCACCTGAAACT AGGGTGTACTGTGGGCACGAGTATACCATCAACAATCTTAAATTTGCCCAACATGTTGAGCCAAACAATGAAGCGATCAAACAGAAGTTAGCATGGGCAAAG GAACACTATGGTCTTGGAAAGCCCACCATCCCATCCACCATTGGAGAGGAGTTCAGTTATAACCCTTTCATGAGAGTGAG GGAGAAGAGTGTACAAGAACATGCTGGACAGAAAGATGCGATTTCTACAATGGATGcaatcagaaaagaaaaagatcaATTTAAAGTGCCAAAGGATAAACTGTAG